A DNA window from Zingiber officinale cultivar Zhangliang chromosome 3A, Zo_v1.1, whole genome shotgun sequence contains the following coding sequences:
- the LOC122051022 gene encoding ethylene-responsive transcription factor ERF014-like, with protein sequence MGKSSSVRSQSSSKRQYKGVRRRSWGSWVSEIRAPHQKTRIWLGSYSTPEAAARAYDAALLCVRGSSAALNFPASLPPHHFPATVMSPKSIQRVAAAAAANANIAGSLSSTNPSPPLPSPSRSLDADEDQHPLMASSTTSTANEKTDDEAFIGLGTFQSPKFTDEMINQLIYSWEECEEEIDDFNLWSFF encoded by the coding sequence ATGGGGAAGAGTAGTTCGGTTCGCTCCCAAAGCTCCAGTAAGAGACAGTACAAGGGAGTGAGGAGGAGGAGCTGGGGATCCTGGGTCTCAGAGATCAGAGCACCACATCAGAAAACCAGGATATGGCTCGGCTCTTACTCCACACCGGAGGCCGCGGCGAGGGCTTACGATGCAGCTCTGCTCTGTGTCAGAGGCTCATCTGCCGCTCTGAACTTCCCGGCCTCCCTTCCCCCTCACCACTTTCCTGCCACTGTCATGTCGCCGAAGTCTATCCAAAGAGTTGCTGCTGCAGCAGCTGCCAATGCTAACATTGCGGGTTCACTTTCTTCTACCAATCCATCACCTCCTCTTCCTTCGCCTTCTCGATCACTTGATGCCGATGAAGATCAGCATCCTCTAATGGCAAGCTCAACTACTTCAACCGCAAATGAAAAGACGGATGATGAAGCTTTTATTGGACTTGGAACCTTCCAATCACCAAAGTTCACAGATGAGATGATCAACCAACTGATCTATTCCTGGGAGGAGTGTGAGGAGGAGATTGATGACTTCAACCTGTGGAGCTTCTTCTAG